A genomic region of Oenanthe melanoleuca isolate GR-GAL-2019-014 chromosome 25, OMel1.0, whole genome shotgun sequence contains the following coding sequences:
- the ANP32E gene encoding acidic leucine-rich nuclear phosphoprotein 32 family member E isoform X1, producing MEMKKRINLELRNRAPEKVTELVLDNCRSSNGEIEGLNDSFKELQFLSMANVELTSLAKLPTLSKLRKLELSDNVISGGLEVLAERCPNLTYLNLSGNKIKDLGTVEALQNLKNLKSLDLFNCEITNLEDYRDSIFELLQQITYLDGFDQEDNEAPDSEDDDDEGDEDDDDDENEAGPPGEYEEEDDEDDGASDLGEGEEEEEVGLSYLMKEEIQDEEDDDDYVEGGDEEEEAEGVRGEKRKREPEDEGEEEED from the exons ATGGAGATGAAGAAGCGCATCAACCTGGAGTTGCGGAACCGGGCCCCCGAGAAG GTGACGGAGCTGGTGCTCGATAACTGCCGCTCCAGCAACGGGGAGATCGAAGGGCTCAATGACTCCTTCAAGGAGCTCCAGTTCCTCAGCATGGCCAACGTTGAGCTGACGTCGCTGGCCAAGCTGCCCACGCTGAGCAAGCTCCGCAAG CTGGAATTGAGTGACAATGTCATTTCTGGAGGCCTGGAGGTCCTTGCAGAGAGATGTCCTAATCTCACATATCTAAATCTAAGTGGCAACAAAATCAAAGATCTTGGCACTGTGGAAGCTCTT caaaatctGAAGAATTTGAAGAGCCTTGACCTGTTCAACTGTGAGATTACAAACCTTGAGGACTACAGGGATAGCATCTTTGAACTGCTCCAGCAGATCACATACCTGGATGGGTTTGATCAGGAGGACAACGAGGCACCAGACTcagaagatgatgatgatg AAGGGGATGAAGATGACGATGATGATGAGAATGAAGCTGGGCCTCCAGGAGAATATgaagaggaagatgatgaagatgatggaGCTTCAGATTTGGGGGAAggtgaagaggaggaggaagttGGTCTTTCATACCtgatgaaagaagaaattcag GATGAAGAAGATGATGATGACTATGTTGAAGGAGgtgatgaggaggaagaag CAGAGGGCGTCCGAGGGGAGAAGAGGAAACGAGAGCCCGAGGACGAaggcgaggaggaggaggattaA
- the ANP32E gene encoding acidic leucine-rich nuclear phosphoprotein 32 family member E isoform X2, with protein MEMKKRINLELRNRAPEKVTELVLDNCRSSNGEIEGLNDSFKELQFLSMANVELTSLAKLPTLSKLRKLELSDNVISGGLEVLAERCPNLTYLNLSGNKIKDLGTVEALQNLKNLKSLDLFNCEITNLEDYRDSIFELLQQITYLDGFDQEDNEAPDSEDDDDEGDEDDDDDENEAGPPGEYEEEDDEDDGASDLGEGEEEEEVGLSYLMKEEIQDEEDDDDYVEGGDEEEEEGVRGEKRKREPEDEGEEEED; from the exons ATGGAGATGAAGAAGCGCATCAACCTGGAGTTGCGGAACCGGGCCCCCGAGAAG GTGACGGAGCTGGTGCTCGATAACTGCCGCTCCAGCAACGGGGAGATCGAAGGGCTCAATGACTCCTTCAAGGAGCTCCAGTTCCTCAGCATGGCCAACGTTGAGCTGACGTCGCTGGCCAAGCTGCCCACGCTGAGCAAGCTCCGCAAG CTGGAATTGAGTGACAATGTCATTTCTGGAGGCCTGGAGGTCCTTGCAGAGAGATGTCCTAATCTCACATATCTAAATCTAAGTGGCAACAAAATCAAAGATCTTGGCACTGTGGAAGCTCTT caaaatctGAAGAATTTGAAGAGCCTTGACCTGTTCAACTGTGAGATTACAAACCTTGAGGACTACAGGGATAGCATCTTTGAACTGCTCCAGCAGATCACATACCTGGATGGGTTTGATCAGGAGGACAACGAGGCACCAGACTcagaagatgatgatgatg AAGGGGATGAAGATGACGATGATGATGAGAATGAAGCTGGGCCTCCAGGAGAATATgaagaggaagatgatgaagatgatggaGCTTCAGATTTGGGGGAAggtgaagaggaggaggaagttGGTCTTTCATACCtgatgaaagaagaaattcag GATGAAGAAGATGATGATGACTATGTTGAAGGAGgtgatgaggaggaagaag AGGGCGTCCGAGGGGAGAAGAGGAAACGAGAGCCCGAGGACGAaggcgaggaggaggaggattaA
- the LOC130263451 gene encoding uncharacterized protein LOC130263451: MRTHPAALTLPGEHFPRFAIQPSETPLQREPLAAAGRAALGAGSGSGSGSGSGSGSGSARHSPGSPLLSSPPAAQQPAQPNAPRVISCPAGTAREGPAEQERSAPAADTQRRTMNFCIAVLLVLHSLPGKVELEDDLEDIGQDLYDYMAHLSNYYYSTEDYYYDNITATPATYVYELDSYETSTFGDVDWEKLFSEQNVTTKVSGLPNTNAPGDSRGTKDTQDSQQSFGSSLQGHLTLIILLSFLGLLL, translated from the exons ATGAGAACTCATCCAGCGGCATTAACCCTCCCCGGGGAACACTTCCCAAGATTTGCGATTCAGCCATCCGAAACGCCTCTGCAGCGGGAACCTCTggcagcggcggggcgggcggcgctcggtgcaggctcaggctcaggctcaggctcaggctcaggctcaggctcaggctcagcccggcacagcccgggctctcctctcctctcctctcctcccgCTGCACAGCAGCCTGCTCAGCCCAACGCCCCCCGAGTCATTTCCTGCCCCGCGGGGACTGCTCGGGAAGGTCCTGCGGAGCAGGAGCGGAGCGCTCCGGCAGCCGACACCCAACGGAGGACGATGAACTTCTGCATCGCGGTGCTCCTGGTCCTTCACTCCTTGCCGG GGAAGGTGGAGCTCGAAGATGACTTGGAGGACATTGGACAGGATTTATACGACTACATGGCTCATTTAA GCAATTACTATTATTCCACAGAAGATTATTACTATGACAACATCACGGCAACCCCTGCCACATACGTGTACGAGTTGGATTCATATGAG ACAAGCACCTTTGGAGATGTGGATTGGGAGAAGCTGTTTTCAGAACAGAATGTCACCACCAAGGTTTCTGGATTACCAAACACAAATGCTCCAGGGGATTCCAGGGGTACTAAGGACACTCAG GATTCCCAGCAGTCATTTGGATCGTCCCTGCAGGGCCACCTCAccctcatcatcctcctcagCTTCCTGGGTCTCCTGCTATGA